In a genomic window of Streptomyces sp. BHT-5-2:
- a CDS encoding lytic polysaccharide monooxygenase auxiliary activity family 9 protein: MDKKRRLALAIGAGIAPLLVVTLPAGPASAHGYVSSPPSRQAQCAAGTVDCGPIKWEPQSVEGPKGLTSCSGGNSQFADLDDDSKPWQVTPVNSSQTFTWRFTARHATSNWQYFANGRKVAEIDGHGSQPPAEVSHTVDFGDIKGRQKILAVWNIADTANAFYACIDVNIG; encoded by the coding sequence ATGGACAAGAAAAGAAGGCTGGCCCTCGCCATAGGCGCCGGCATCGCCCCCCTCCTCGTCGTCACCCTGCCGGCCGGCCCGGCCAGCGCACACGGCTATGTCTCCTCGCCCCCCAGCCGGCAGGCCCAGTGCGCCGCCGGCACCGTCGACTGCGGCCCCATCAAGTGGGAGCCGCAGAGCGTCGAGGGGCCCAAGGGGCTGACCAGCTGCAGCGGCGGCAACAGCCAGTTCGCCGACCTGGACGACGACTCCAAGCCGTGGCAGGTCACCCCGGTCAACAGCAGCCAGACCTTCACCTGGCGGTTCACGGCCCGTCACGCCACCAGCAACTGGCAGTACTTCGCCAACGGCCGGAAGGTCGCCGAGATCGACGGCCACGGCTCCCAGCCCCCGGCCGAGGTCTCCCACACCGTGGACTTCGGCGACATCAAGGGCAGGCAGAAGATCCTCGCCGTCTGGAACATCGCCGACACCGCGAACGCCTTCTACGCCTGCATCGACGTCAACATCGGCTAG
- a CDS encoding LacI family DNA-binding transcriptional regulator has product MAEVTLRDVAHAAGCSVATVSRVLAGTRPVGAETARAVREAADRLGYRPNEVARALRSRSTGTVGLVLPQITNPFFPSLVRELEHVLHAEGRAVLLADCDDDPEAEAARIASLLARRVDALLLIPVDERRSRDAVAAAAARVPLVLLDRGCGPGVADSVAVDNAAGMALVLDHLAATGRRRPCFVGAAGTASAAVERRAAYAAGAAALDPTAPERMVLGDFSVEWGRAAVDRIWPARPDAVVCANDLIAAGALQRLRQLGADVPGDVAVTGFDGIPLAGLADPALTTVRQPVAELAAEAARLLVHRPAAAPVPGPRRPVRTVRLAPELVVRASSAAGGTGGGDVQPLDRTRSER; this is encoded by the coding sequence GTGGCCGAAGTGACCTTGCGGGACGTCGCGCACGCGGCGGGCTGCTCCGTCGCCACCGTCTCCCGTGTGCTGGCCGGCACCCGTCCGGTCGGCGCCGAGACGGCCCGCGCCGTACGGGAGGCGGCGGACCGCCTGGGCTACCGCCCCAACGAGGTCGCCCGCGCCCTGCGCAGCCGCAGCACCGGCACCGTCGGCCTGGTCCTCCCGCAGATCACCAACCCCTTCTTCCCCTCCCTGGTCCGGGAGTTGGAGCACGTCCTGCACGCCGAGGGCCGCGCCGTCCTGCTCGCCGACTGCGACGACGACCCGGAGGCCGAGGCCGCCCGGATCGCCTCGTTGCTGGCCCGCCGGGTGGACGCCCTGCTGCTGATCCCGGTGGACGAGCGGCGCAGCCGGGACGCGGTGGCCGCCGCCGCGGCACGGGTGCCGCTGGTGCTGCTGGACCGCGGCTGCGGCCCCGGCGTCGCCGACTCGGTCGCGGTCGACAACGCCGCGGGGATGGCCCTCGTCCTGGACCACCTCGCCGCCACCGGCCGCCGCCGCCCCTGCTTCGTCGGCGCCGCCGGTACCGCCTCCGCGGCGGTCGAGCGGCGCGCGGCCTACGCGGCGGGGGCGGCCGCCCTCGACCCGACCGCACCGGAGCGCATGGTGCTCGGCGACTTCTCCGTGGAGTGGGGCCGGGCCGCCGTGGACCGCATCTGGCCCGCCCGGCCGGACGCCGTGGTCTGCGCCAACGACCTGATCGCGGCCGGCGCCCTGCAGCGGCTGCGCCAGCTGGGCGCCGACGTCCCCGGCGACGTCGCGGTCACCGGCTTCGACGGCATCCCGCTGGCCGGTCTCGCCGATCCGGCGCTGACGACGGTGCGCCAGCCGGTGGCCGAACTCGCCGCCGAGGCTGCCCGGTTGCTCGTCCACCGCCCCGCCGCGGCCCCGGTTCCCGGCCCCCGCCGCCCGGTGCGCACCGTCCGCCTCGCGCCGGAACTGGTGGTCCGGGCCTCCAGTGCGGCGGGTGGGACGGGTGGCGGGGATGTGCAACCTCTTGACCGTACGCGGTCAGAGCGTTAA
- a CDS encoding aminoglycoside phosphotransferase family protein — MTTSTPIDVPRAFAASYGAHGAAERAWLARLPALGAEFLDRWALRPDGPARYGMASLVLPVRRADGTPAALKLQQAREETEGAAIGLRAWGGNGIVRLLDHDEASATLLLERLDAARPLSAVPDDTEALRTLAELMARLVAVPAPPGLRRLADVAGAMLDQVPRDVGALRDGAERELVRRCASAVAELLGESGDRLLHWDLHYDNILAGEREPWLAIDPEPLAGDPGFELMPALRNRWDEVVATGDVRRAVLRRFDLLTEVVGLDRERAAGWTLGRVLQNSLWEIEDGESALEPDQVAIATALLEHRM; from the coding sequence ATGACCACGTCGACCCCGATCGACGTCCCCCGGGCGTTCGCCGCCTCCTACGGTGCGCACGGCGCCGCGGAGCGCGCCTGGCTCGCCCGACTGCCCGCGCTGGGCGCGGAGTTCCTCGACCGCTGGGCACTGCGGCCGGACGGTCCCGCCCGCTACGGCATGGCCTCGCTCGTCCTGCCGGTACGGCGGGCGGACGGCACGCCGGCCGCGCTCAAGCTCCAGCAGGCGCGGGAGGAGACCGAGGGTGCCGCGATCGGCCTGCGGGCCTGGGGCGGCAACGGCATCGTGCGGCTGCTCGACCACGACGAGGCGAGCGCCACCCTGCTGTTGGAACGGCTGGACGCCGCCCGACCGCTGTCCGCGGTGCCCGACGACACCGAGGCACTGCGGACCCTGGCCGAGCTGATGGCGCGGCTGGTGGCGGTGCCGGCCCCGCCGGGGCTGCGGCGGCTCGCGGACGTCGCCGGCGCCATGCTCGACCAGGTCCCGCGGGACGTCGGCGCGCTGCGCGACGGGGCCGAACGGGAGCTGGTGCGGCGCTGCGCGTCCGCCGTGGCCGAGCTGCTCGGTGAGAGCGGGGACCGGCTGCTCCACTGGGACCTGCACTACGACAACATCCTGGCCGGCGAGCGGGAACCCTGGCTGGCCATCGATCCGGAGCCGCTGGCCGGCGACCCAGGCTTCGAGTTGATGCCCGCCCTGCGCAACCGGTGGGACGAGGTGGTGGCCACCGGCGATGTGCGGCGGGCGGTGCTGCGCCGATTCGACCTGCTGACGGAGGTGGTCGGCCTGGACCGCGAACGGGCCGCGGGATGGACGCTCGGCCGGGTGCTGCAGAACTCCCTGTGGGAGATCGAGGACGGCGAGTCCGCGCTCGAACCGGACCAGGTGGCCATTGCCACCGCCCTGTTGGAGCACCGGATGTGA
- a CDS encoding ScbR family autoregulator-binding transcription factor, whose translation MHVQNRAKTTRRFLLEAAATLFDERGYAGTSISDISAHSGRTSGAIYFHFASKEKLALAIVEEHFATWPQLIGRYRQAGVPALEKLVGLSFEVARAFRDDIVVRAGARLWAERKAIETQLPTPFLGWIEAVTQLLEEAARNRELAVGVAPAATAHAVVCAFFGLHTVSDALEGRRNIEEHLGDLWLLLLRGLQAEPDPAALLDRVRRRSAGREPAPEPA comes from the coding sequence GTGCATGTGCAGAACAGGGCGAAGACCACCCGCAGGTTCCTTCTGGAAGCGGCCGCGACCCTGTTCGACGAACGGGGCTATGCCGGGACGAGCATCAGCGATATCAGCGCGCATTCCGGCCGCACCAGCGGCGCGATCTATTTCCACTTCGCCAGCAAGGAGAAGCTCGCCCTCGCCATCGTCGAGGAACACTTCGCCACCTGGCCGCAATTGATCGGCCGTTACCGGCAGGCCGGAGTGCCGGCACTGGAGAAACTCGTCGGGCTGAGCTTCGAAGTGGCCCGGGCGTTCCGCGACGACATCGTGGTCCGGGCCGGGGCCCGCCTCTGGGCCGAGCGCAAGGCCATCGAGACCCAGCTGCCGACGCCGTTCCTCGGCTGGATCGAGGCCGTCACCCAGCTGCTGGAGGAGGCCGCCCGCAACCGCGAACTCGCCGTCGGCGTGGCGCCCGCCGCCACCGCGCACGCCGTCGTCTGCGCCTTCTTCGGACTGCACACCGTCTCCGACGCCCTGGAGGGGCGGCGGAACATCGAGGAGCACCTGGGCGACCTCTGGCTGCTCCTGCTCCGCGGTCTCCAGGCCGAGCCCGACCCCGCGGCCCTGCTGGACCGGGTGCGCCGGCGGTCCGCCGGCCGGGAGCCGGCACCCGAGCCGGCCTGA
- a CDS encoding DUF779 domain-containing protein, with amino-acid sequence MPHEGAARIALTDGATALLRTLRERHGPLMFHQSGGCCDGSAPMCYPAGEFRTGGSDVLLGRLAVAGVPEPVDFWMSGEQFARWRHTHLTVDVVPGRGSGFSLEAPEGVRFLIRSRLFTDEERARLDG; translated from the coding sequence CTGCCGCACGAGGGCGCCGCGCGGATCGCGCTCACCGACGGCGCCACCGCGCTGCTGCGCACGCTGCGCGAACGGCACGGGCCGCTGATGTTCCACCAGTCCGGCGGCTGCTGCGACGGCAGTGCGCCGATGTGCTATCCGGCCGGGGAGTTCCGTACCGGCGGTTCGGACGTACTGCTGGGGCGGCTGGCGGTGGCGGGCGTGCCCGAGCCGGTGGACTTCTGGATGTCGGGCGAGCAGTTCGCCCGCTGGCGGCACACCCATCTGACGGTGGACGTCGTACCGGGGCGGGGCAGCGGCTTCTCGCTGGAGGCGCCGGAGGGCGTGCGCTTCCTGATCCGCTCACGGCTCTTCACCGACGAGGAGCGGGCGCGGCTCGACGGGTAG
- a CDS encoding AfsR/SARP family transcriptional regulator → MEILVKVLGPIEVTDAEGRAVPVGSRRRRELLGRLVAAGGRAVPLQVLIDDLWADPPTTAAGTVRTFVAELRRALEPDRPPRTRSRTVETVGTGYALRIPRAHVDAHRFEDTLRAPHDGPGDRAAGALGEALSWWRGEPYADLDASPWLAPERARLTELHRQAVELRARAVLDLGRGAPLVPELEAFAAAHPWRERAWVLLAHALYQAERRVDALASLRGARAGLLDRFGLDSADHLDHLERDILRRAPHLTPAPRDEDRLRLLTRTEATGGYTRLRAMSTVAREAAVTGGTNLVLAQEQRAAAAAEAEKTEDPARTARVIAAYDVPTIWTRADDPARSAALVATTRRTLLRLGPGAPPALRARLLATVGLEHRGTRDRWAAEAATEAERLARELPDPNVLALALNARFVQSFQHPGRTGARDAIADELVELAARHDLPLFEILGHLIKIQVCAARGDAGTAQRHVVAAERLATRHETPLVHVLTAAFRTMRLAARSDDPVEVAQAYRTLATDLAGAGMPGLEGGLFPLALLSLRMRHRRPAPTDPALDWGPYRPWVQPLLHLARGHLAAAREAAAALPAPPADHLYDALWAVNAHTSILLRDAALAAQAHDALSPLRGEIAGGTTAVIGFGPVDDILAGLDQHFARR, encoded by the coding sequence ATGGAGATCCTCGTCAAGGTGCTCGGGCCGATCGAGGTCACCGATGCCGAGGGCCGCGCGGTCCCGGTGGGCAGCCGGCGCCGCCGGGAGCTCCTGGGACGGCTGGTCGCGGCCGGCGGCCGGGCGGTGCCACTCCAGGTGCTGATCGACGATCTCTGGGCGGACCCGCCGACCACGGCGGCCGGGACGGTCCGCACCTTCGTCGCCGAGCTGCGCCGCGCCCTCGAACCCGACCGTCCCCCGCGGACCCGGTCGCGGACCGTCGAGACCGTCGGCACCGGATACGCCCTGCGGATTCCCCGGGCACACGTGGACGCCCACCGGTTCGAGGACACCCTTCGTGCCCCGCACGACGGGCCCGGCGACCGGGCCGCGGGTGCGTTGGGCGAAGCACTGTCGTGGTGGCGGGGCGAGCCGTACGCGGACCTCGACGCCTCGCCCTGGCTGGCACCGGAGCGCGCCCGGCTGACGGAACTCCACCGGCAGGCTGTCGAGCTGCGCGCCCGGGCCGTCCTCGACCTCGGACGGGGCGCGCCGCTCGTCCCCGAGCTGGAGGCGTTCGCCGCCGCGCACCCCTGGCGGGAGCGCGCCTGGGTCCTGCTGGCCCACGCGCTCTACCAGGCCGAGCGCCGGGTCGACGCGCTGGCGTCGCTGCGCGGCGCGCGGGCCGGGCTGCTGGACCGGTTCGGACTGGATTCGGCGGACCACCTCGACCATCTCGAACGGGACATCCTCCGGCGCGCTCCGCACCTGACGCCCGCGCCCCGGGACGAGGACCGGCTGCGGCTGCTGACGCGCACCGAGGCGACGGGCGGCTACACCCGGCTGCGCGCGATGAGCACCGTCGCCAGGGAGGCCGCGGTCACCGGCGGCACCAACCTGGTGCTCGCCCAGGAGCAACGCGCCGCGGCGGCCGCGGAAGCGGAGAAGACCGAGGACCCCGCCCGCACCGCCCGCGTGATCGCGGCGTACGACGTCCCCACCATCTGGACGCGCGCCGACGATCCCGCACGGTCCGCGGCCCTGGTGGCGACCACCCGGCGCACCCTGCTCCGCCTCGGCCCAGGAGCGCCGCCCGCGCTTCGGGCACGTCTCCTGGCCACCGTCGGGCTCGAGCATCGTGGCACCCGCGACCGCTGGGCCGCCGAGGCGGCGACCGAGGCCGAGCGGCTTGCCCGGGAGCTGCCCGACCCCAACGTGCTGGCGCTCGCGCTCAACGCCCGGTTCGTGCAGTCCTTCCAGCACCCGGGGCGCACCGGCGCACGCGACGCGATCGCCGACGAACTCGTCGAGCTCGCCGCGCGGCACGATCTCCCGCTCTTCGAGATCCTCGGCCATCTGATCAAGATCCAGGTCTGCGCGGCCCGCGGCGACGCCGGGACCGCGCAACGCCATGTCGTGGCGGCCGAGCGGCTCGCCACCCGCCACGAGACCCCGCTCGTCCACGTTCTCACCGCCGCCTTCCGGACCATGCGGCTGGCCGCACGGTCCGACGACCCCGTCGAGGTCGCCCAGGCCTATCGCACCCTGGCCACCGACCTCGCCGGCGCCGGCATGCCCGGGTTGGAAGGCGGCCTCTTCCCGCTCGCGCTCCTCTCCCTCCGCATGCGCCACCGGCGTCCCGCGCCGACGGACCCCGCCCTGGACTGGGGTCCCTACCGCCCCTGGGTCCAGCCCCTCCTCCACCTCGCCCGCGGCCACCTCGCAGCGGCCCGCGAGGCCGCCGCCGCGCTGCCCGCACCCCCCGCCGACCACCTGTACGACGCGCTCTGGGCCGTCAACGCGCACACCTCGATCCTGCTCCGGGACGCGGCGCTCGCCGCACAGGCGCACGACGCCCTCTCCCCCCTGCGCGGCGAGATCGCGGGCGGCACGACCGCCGTGATCGGCTTCGGCCCCGTCGACGACATCCTGGCCGGCCTCGATCAGCACTTCGCGCGCCGGTGA
- a CDS encoding HAD family phosphatase, with translation MTPHRILSWTPDAVVFDCDGTLMDTERHWIAAREEVFRDYGHAPEPDFAEEARGLHYTACGRLMADSAGRPDLVEEFTASLLDRFRRLVAARPTTMPGAPELVRATARFAPLAVASNCPLEVVESCLDVAGLRPFFDHVVVPDAITRPKPHPDVYLTAARLCGVRPARALAVEDSDCGVRAAAAAGMRVIGVGPRPTAPADWWVRSLAEPAVLGWAGARIPAQDRGAGTASGCAERGSGGTPTA, from the coding sequence ATGACACCACACCGCATCCTCTCCTGGACCCCCGACGCCGTGGTCTTCGACTGCGACGGCACGTTGATGGACACCGAACGCCACTGGATCGCCGCCCGCGAGGAGGTGTTCCGCGACTACGGCCACGCCCCCGAGCCGGACTTCGCCGAAGAGGCCCGCGGGCTGCACTACACCGCGTGCGGACGGCTGATGGCCGACTCCGCCGGCCGGCCCGACCTCGTCGAGGAGTTCACCGCGTCCCTGCTCGACCGCTTCCGCCGGCTCGTCGCCGCCCGGCCGACGACCATGCCCGGTGCCCCCGAACTCGTCCGCGCCACCGCCCGGTTCGCCCCGTTGGCGGTGGCCAGCAACTGCCCGCTGGAGGTCGTCGAGTCCTGCCTGGACGTGGCCGGGCTGCGGCCGTTCTTCGACCACGTCGTGGTCCCCGACGCCATCACCAGACCCAAACCCCATCCGGACGTCTATCTCACCGCGGCCCGGCTCTGCGGGGTCCGGCCGGCCCGCGCGCTGGCCGTCGAGGACTCGGACTGCGGTGTGCGGGCGGCCGCGGCGGCGGGGATGCGGGTGATCGGCGTCGGGCCCCGGCCGACCGCGCCGGCCGACTGGTGGGTCCGCTCCCTGGCGGAACCGGCCGTGCTGGGCTGGGCCGGGGCCCGCATCCCGGCCCAGGACCGCGGTGCCGGTACCGCTTCCGGTTGCGCCGAGAGGGGAAGCGGCGGCACACCGACGGCTTGA
- the polX gene encoding DNA polymerase/3'-5' exonuclease PolX translates to MVRANEEVEALLQEYADLIAISGGDAFKARAYEKAARAIGGHPADVSKLDAKGLREIPHVGASIAEKVVEYLRSGRVSVIEETRATIPAGVRELITIPTLGPKKALVLYEDLGITSVDQLLDAVHEERLRDLKGFGEKTEENILHGISLLQKAGGGRILISAAMDVAEQITGELSRVTGCERCAYAGSLRRMRETIGDIDILVAAEHSAPFMAALAELPSTAEVIAHGEKKTSVRTTKGLQVDLRVLPPASWGAGLQYFTGAKAHNIRTRAIAVRHGLKLSEYGLFDAESGELVTSETEEEIYHRLGLPWIAPPLREDRGEVAAGLRGELPDLVAEDAVRGDLHTHTDLTDGLSSLEDMVAAAAALGYKYYAVTDHAPNLYMQRMTDEKMLAQRAAVRALDRAHHGMRLLHGTELNIGPDGEVDWPDEFLAEFDLCVASVHSHFNQSRQALTRRLVRACENPYVAIIGHPTTRLIGKRPGIDADFDEVFAACARTGTALEINAHPERLDLCDEDILRAKRHGVKFAVNSDAHSTTHLPYMRYGVGTAQRGWLTGDDIINTWPLTRLRKFLRDGRRA, encoded by the coding sequence ATGGTCCGCGCCAACGAGGAGGTCGAGGCGCTGCTCCAGGAGTACGCCGACCTCATCGCGATCAGTGGTGGTGACGCCTTCAAGGCCCGGGCGTACGAGAAGGCCGCCCGGGCCATCGGCGGGCATCCCGCCGACGTCTCGAAGCTCGACGCGAAGGGGCTGCGGGAGATCCCGCACGTCGGGGCGTCGATCGCGGAGAAGGTGGTGGAGTATCTGCGCTCCGGCCGGGTGTCGGTGATCGAGGAGACCAGGGCGACGATCCCGGCGGGGGTAAGGGAGCTGATCACCATCCCCACCCTGGGGCCGAAGAAGGCGCTGGTGCTCTACGAGGACCTCGGCATCACCTCGGTGGACCAGCTGCTGGACGCCGTCCACGAGGAGCGGCTGCGGGATCTGAAGGGCTTCGGCGAGAAGACCGAGGAGAACATCCTGCACGGGATTTCGCTGCTGCAGAAGGCGGGCGGCGGGCGCATCCTGATCAGTGCCGCGATGGACGTCGCCGAGCAGATCACCGGGGAGCTGTCCCGCGTCACCGGCTGTGAGCGGTGCGCCTACGCGGGCTCGCTGCGCCGGATGCGGGAGACGATCGGGGACATCGACATCCTGGTGGCGGCGGAGCACTCCGCGCCGTTCATGGCGGCGCTGGCGGAACTCCCGTCCACCGCCGAGGTCATCGCGCACGGCGAGAAGAAGACCTCGGTGCGCACCACCAAGGGCCTCCAGGTGGATCTGCGGGTGCTGCCGCCGGCGTCCTGGGGCGCGGGCCTGCAGTACTTCACCGGGGCCAAGGCGCACAACATCCGCACCCGGGCGATCGCCGTACGGCACGGGCTCAAGCTGTCGGAGTACGGGCTCTTCGACGCCGAGAGCGGGGAGTTGGTCACCTCGGAGACCGAGGAGGAGATCTACCACCGGCTCGGGCTGCCGTGGATCGCGCCGCCGCTGCGCGAGGACCGGGGCGAGGTCGCCGCCGGGCTCCGCGGCGAACTGCCGGACCTGGTGGCCGAGGACGCCGTCCGGGGCGATCTGCACACCCACACCGACCTCACCGACGGGCTCTCCTCGCTGGAGGACATGGTCGCCGCGGCCGCCGCCCTGGGCTACAAGTACTACGCCGTCACCGACCACGCCCCCAACCTCTACATGCAGCGGATGACCGACGAGAAGATGCTGGCGCAGCGGGCGGCGGTGCGCGCACTGGACCGTGCACACCACGGTATGCGACTGCTGCACGGTACCGAACTCAACATCGGCCCGGACGGCGAGGTCGACTGGCCCGATGAATTCCTGGCGGAATTCGACCTCTGCGTCGCCTCGGTGCACTCGCACTTCAACCAGAGCCGGCAGGCGCTGACCCGCCGTCTCGTCCGCGCCTGCGAGAATCCCTACGTCGCGATCATCGGCCATCCCACCACCCGGCTGATCGGCAAACGCCCGGGAATCGACGCGGACTTCGACGAGGTCTTCGCGGCCTGCGCGCGCACCGGCACCGCGCTGGAAATCAACGCCCATCCCGAGCGGCTGGACCTGTGCGACGAGGACATTCTGCGCGCCAAACGCCACGGCGTGAAATTCGCGGTGAACTCCGACGCGCACTCCACCACGCATCTGCCGTACATGCGTTACGGAGTGGGCACCGCGCAGCGCGGCTGGCTCACCGGGGACGACATCATCAACACCTGGCCGCTCACCAGGCTCCGGAAATTTCTGCGCGACGGCCGCCGGGCGTAG
- a CDS encoding alpha/beta fold hydrolase: MGIGIPGFETRSIGVADGVRLNAAVGGAGPAVVLLHGFPQTHLMWRHVAPLLAEHHTVVCPDLRGYGASSRPAAVAEDTYAKRTMAADIVGLADALGFGRFALVGHDRGAHVAFRAGLDHPDRIGHLGILDIVPTLDTWNVLHGVDAAVAFHLYLMAQPPGLPEQLIAGSPDAFFGHFLDAWSTSPEAIPADVRAEYLRACRDAVASIVADYRATATVDIGHDRADLDAGNRLVMPVTVVQQDWGRQLGFDAAAIWRPWTTDLQHFTTRAGHFMAEEAPRDIAALILDLVRR; this comes from the coding sequence ATGGGCATCGGCATTCCGGGGTTCGAGACCAGGTCGATCGGTGTGGCCGACGGCGTGCGGTTGAACGCGGCGGTAGGCGGCGCGGGACCCGCCGTCGTGCTGCTGCACGGCTTTCCCCAGACCCACCTGATGTGGCGCCATGTCGCACCCCTCCTGGCCGAGCACCACACCGTGGTCTGCCCGGACCTCCGCGGCTACGGCGCCAGCAGCAGGCCGGCCGCGGTCGCCGAGGACACCTACGCGAAGCGGACGATGGCCGCGGACATCGTCGGCCTGGCCGACGCGCTCGGGTTCGGCCGGTTCGCGCTGGTCGGGCACGACCGCGGCGCGCACGTCGCCTTCCGGGCCGGTCTGGACCACCCGGATCGGATCGGTCACCTGGGAATCCTCGACATCGTTCCCACGCTGGACACCTGGAACGTCCTCCACGGCGTCGACGCGGCGGTGGCCTTCCACCTGTATCTGATGGCGCAGCCGCCCGGCCTGCCCGAGCAGCTCATCGCGGGCAGCCCCGACGCGTTCTTCGGCCACTTCCTCGACGCCTGGTCCACGAGCCCCGAAGCGATCCCGGCAGACGTACGCGCCGAGTACCTGCGCGCATGCCGGGACGCCGTCGCCTCGATCGTCGCCGACTACCGCGCCACCGCGACCGTCGACATCGGACACGACCGGGCCGACCTCGACGCCGGCAACCGGCTCGTCATGCCGGTGACGGTCGTCCAGCAGGACTGGGGCCGGCAGCTCGGGTTCGACGCCGCCGCGATCTGGCGGCCGTGGACCACCGACCTGCAGCACTTCACCACCCGGGCCGGCCACTTCATGGCCGAGGAGGCTCCGCGGGACATCGCCGCGCTGATCCTGGACCTGGTGCGGCGGTGA
- a CDS encoding ScbA/BarX family gamma-butyrolactone biosynthesis protein, with protein sequence MNSSPVGIDGGPGPLSWSRTVERELVHRLSVAEVLLTDVRRTAAPDVFEAAASWPRAHTTFPRDGSQLHSPLVLVETLRQLGLYVPLRFHGVPPACRAIITDLHFRLAPASEPAAGPGATEVSCRTEVGGVRRAPDGPVTGLRLTAAFAARGAVFGWAGGGVRFVDRAGYAALRARGSADPAPSTPPAAAHRPSPAALAVNHPQDAVLAEDRDGLLVAPADPLHPFLFDHPTDHVPGMVLLEAARQAVAYRSGGALARPCAGRLRAVRFTELAPPARVLCTRHHATCVFRVVQGGTPTAYGTLSYT encoded by the coding sequence ATGAACTCGTCACCTGTCGGCATCGACGGCGGGCCCGGACCGCTGAGCTGGTCCCGTACCGTCGAGCGGGAGTTGGTGCACCGGCTCTCGGTGGCGGAGGTCCTGCTCACGGACGTCCGCCGGACGGCCGCCCCGGACGTCTTCGAGGCGGCGGCGTCCTGGCCGCGCGCCCACACGACGTTCCCGCGCGACGGGTCGCAGCTGCACAGCCCGCTGGTCCTGGTCGAGACCCTGCGCCAGCTGGGGCTTTACGTGCCGCTGCGGTTCCACGGGGTCCCGCCGGCCTGCCGGGCGATCATCACCGACCTGCACTTCCGCCTGGCGCCGGCCAGCGAGCCGGCGGCCGGGCCCGGCGCGACCGAGGTCAGCTGCCGTACCGAGGTCGGCGGAGTGCGCCGGGCTCCGGACGGGCCCGTCACCGGCCTGCGGCTGACCGCCGCGTTCGCCGCCCGCGGGGCGGTGTTCGGGTGGGCCGGCGGCGGGGTGCGCTTCGTGGACCGGGCGGGCTATGCCGCGCTGCGGGCGCGGGGCTCGGCCGACCCGGCGCCGTCCACACCTCCGGCCGCGGCGCACCGGCCGAGCCCCGCCGCGCTGGCGGTGAACCACCCCCAGGACGCGGTGCTGGCCGAGGACCGGGACGGACTCCTGGTCGCGCCGGCCGACCCACTGCACCCGTTCCTCTTCGACCACCCCACCGACCACGTGCCCGGAATGGTGCTGCTGGAGGCGGCGCGACAGGCCGTCGCCTACCGCAGCGGGGGCGCGCTGGCCCGGCCGTGCGCCGGGCGGCTGAGGGCGGTCCGGTTCACCGAACTCGCGCCGCCCGCACGCGTCCTGTGCACCCGGCACCACGCGACCTGCGTGTTCCGCGTCGTCCAGGGCGGCACACCAACGGCCTACGGCACCCTCAGCTACACATAG